The following proteins come from a genomic window of Thermoproteus sp.:
- a CDS encoding AAA-associated domain-containing protein — MESVDADSLLGLLKLVLDFGGRAPLSDLAKSLHLTLDELYHVLDAAANLGALKVQDGQVALTRRGLELLRMRFGDIHHMLKLRVEELR, encoded by the coding sequence GTGGAAAGCGTAGATGCCGATAGCCTATTAGGGCTGTTGAAGCTCGTCCTCGACTTTGGGGGGAGGGCCCCTCTGTCCGACCTCGCGAAGAGCCTACATTTGACGTTAGACGAGCTCTACCACGTACTGGACGCCGCGGCCAATCTGGGAGCCCTCAAGGTCCAAGACGGGCAGGTGGCGCTTACCAGAAGGGGCCTGGAGCTCCTGCGCATGAGGTTCGGCGATATACACCACATGTTAAAATTGAGGGTAGAAGAACTACGCTAG
- a CDS encoding NADH-quinone oxidoreductase subunit D, producing the protein MGLKMEQYGLVLREVEGGPGGKKTLELLFGPQHPTSGHIRFFVELDGDIIVDIRPDPGFVHRTMEKLGETRHFIMNVPLFERLSLPDAINVTWAYSMAVEKMMEYDVSERAEYLRTLFGEMSRISVHLYDLALHAIMIGSSTGFMYGFGLRDLLVNLWAIATGARTTPTWVLPGGVRRAPPKAFYDRLPGFLDFLERKLDEFYKLVVKNPAGYARLKDVGYLSKEEAAAYLATGPGARGSGVDWDTRRDMPYGVYKQVEWEVKVQDAGDSLARTMVRIEEIKESAKIIRQLLKVMPMDGPLIGHAAAHKIPPKEREMLNELVRMSGYYVTTTNLAEGTGMTEGGRGRYFFQVFGSGGSNLFRVRISTPSWQNLRAFMKATIGARLMDLPAIYGSFGFFPPEADR; encoded by the coding sequence ATGGGCCTTAAGATGGAGCAGTACGGCCTAGTTTTGAGGGAGGTCGAAGGCGGCCCCGGCGGCAAGAAGACTTTGGAGCTCCTCTTCGGCCCTCAGCACCCCACGTCGGGCCACATCAGGTTTTTCGTGGAGCTCGACGGCGACATAATTGTGGACATCAGGCCGGACCCCGGCTTCGTCCATAGGACTATGGAGAAGCTCGGCGAGACCCGCCACTTCATAATGAATGTGCCTCTCTTCGAGCGCCTCTCGCTCCCCGACGCCATAAACGTCACTTGGGCCTACTCCATGGCGGTCGAGAAGATGATGGAGTACGACGTGAGCGAGAGGGCCGAGTACCTCAGGACTCTCTTCGGCGAGATGAGCAGAATCTCGGTCCACCTATACGACTTGGCGCTACACGCCATAATGATAGGCTCCTCCACGGGCTTTATGTACGGCTTCGGCCTCCGCGACCTCCTCGTGAATCTGTGGGCCATAGCGACCGGCGCGAGGACTACCCCCACGTGGGTCCTGCCGGGCGGCGTCAGGAGGGCGCCTCCGAAGGCCTTCTACGACAGGCTCCCCGGCTTTTTGGACTTCCTCGAGAGGAAGCTCGACGAGTTCTACAAGCTGGTAGTCAAAAACCCGGCGGGATATGCGAGGCTTAAGGACGTGGGCTATTTGAGCAAGGAGGAGGCCGCGGCGTATTTGGCCACAGGCCCCGGCGCGAGGGGCTCCGGCGTTGATTGGGACACAAGGCGCGACATGCCCTACGGCGTCTACAAGCAGGTGGAGTGGGAAGTCAAGGTCCAAGACGCCGGCGACTCTCTGGCTAGGACCATGGTGAGGATCGAGGAGATCAAGGAGAGCGCCAAGATAATCAGGCAGTTATTGAAGGTCATGCCCATGGACGGCCCCTTGATAGGCCACGCTGCAGCCCACAAGATACCGCCCAAGGAGAGGGAGATGTTGAACGAGCTCGTGAGGATGAGCGGCTATTACGTCACGACGACTAATCTCGCCGAGGGGACAGGCATGACTGAAGGCGGGAGGGGCAGATATTTCTTCCAGGTCTTCGGCTCCGGCGGCTCCAACCTCTTTAGGGTCAGGATATCCACGCCGTCGTGGCAGAACCTAAGGGCCTTCATGAAGGCCACCATAGGCGCGAGGCTCATGGACCTCCCGGCCATATACGGCTCCTTCGGCTTCTTCCCGCCGGAGGCCGACAGGTAG
- the nuoH gene encoding NADH-quinone oxidoreductase subunit NuoH gives MDLPSWLLSPKLWDFLVDAVISMVILLTIVWAERKIAARVQMRVGPYHISPKLGGYLQLIADAIRFVMQEVIIPVDANAVLFVALPPLFVTLALLPSFLVPLSPYLAVLSRPALHYGLVMALALLFYLFIIVVGIGWAVNNRFAYIGAAREALMITAYEIPLLSAFAAMFLTYRTIDPIEIVSKQTYIVGAIYNPLAFIVYIIGVAMATSRFPFEIADYEGDVATGPYSDFSSIFLALTYAGGIYIALFSYSLLGALVFLGGWAPISPGPWPADVIGNFAAALWVLLKAFILMLFFVFLRAVMPVARLDHTLSFSWKWVLALALGATAISTVEYLLL, from the coding sequence ATGGACCTTCCCTCCTGGCTCCTCTCCCCGAAGCTATGGGACTTTTTGGTCGATGCCGTGATATCGATGGTGATCCTCCTCACAATTGTGTGGGCTGAGCGCAAAATAGCTGCGAGAGTCCAGATGCGGGTAGGGCCCTACCACATATCGCCGAAGCTCGGCGGCTATCTCCAACTGATAGCGGACGCCATTAGGTTCGTCATGCAGGAGGTCATAATCCCCGTCGACGCCAACGCCGTCCTGTTCGTGGCGCTCCCACCCCTCTTCGTGACCTTGGCCCTACTGCCCTCCTTCTTGGTGCCGCTGTCGCCCTACCTAGCCGTGCTCTCAAGGCCGGCGCTCCACTACGGCTTGGTCATGGCGCTGGCCCTCCTCTTCTACCTCTTCATAATAGTGGTGGGGATAGGCTGGGCCGTCAACAACCGCTTCGCCTATATAGGCGCCGCTAGGGAGGCCTTAATGATCACGGCCTACGAGATACCGCTACTCAGCGCCTTCGCGGCGATGTTCCTGACCTATAGGACCATAGACCCCATAGAGATCGTGTCGAAACAGACCTACATCGTAGGCGCCATATACAACCCCCTGGCGTTTATAGTCTATATCATCGGCGTGGCCATGGCCACCAGCAGATTCCCCTTCGAGATCGCCGACTACGAGGGCGACGTAGCCACAGGCCCCTATAGCGACTTCTCCTCCATATTCCTCGCCTTGACCTACGCCGGCGGCATCTACATAGCCCTATTCTCCTATTCGCTGTTGGGCGCCTTGGTGTTCCTAGGGGGGTGGGCCCCCATATCGCCCGGCCCCTGGCCCGCCGACGTCATTGGCAACTTCGCCGCCGCGCTTTGGGTGTTGCTTAAGGCCTTCATCCTCATGCTCTTCTTCGTCTTTCTCCGCGCCGTAATGCCGGTGGCCAGGCTCGACCACACCCTCTCCTTCAGCTGGAAGTGGGTCTTGGCTCTGGCCCTAGGCGCCACGGCCATCTCGACAGTCGAGTACCTCTTGTTGTGA
- a CDS encoding NADH-quinone oxidoreductase subunit I codes for MAGQKVGEAIRAVLEVIGIGLKYTIKPERLTVYYPYEVPDYMGRVRGWIGLWTERCTSCMICARICPTNAIKMYMEKNGRRYPGIDYGRCIMCHYCIDACPTYALYPTDIRDLAFYRHEDMMYTPDIMRKPPQVPKLVPKVVKVVHEYSKGKVVKVAAGELGEPKPLPPAPSVPVVES; via the coding sequence ATGGCGGGCCAGAAGGTCGGCGAGGCCATAAGGGCCGTCCTCGAGGTTATAGGCATCGGCCTCAAGTATACAATAAAGCCGGAGAGACTTACGGTGTACTACCCCTACGAGGTTCCGGACTACATGGGCAGAGTTAGGGGGTGGATCGGGCTGTGGACTGAGAGGTGTACCTCCTGTATGATATGCGCCAGGATATGCCCCACGAACGCCATAAAGATGTATATGGAGAAAAACGGGAGGCGCTACCCCGGCATAGACTACGGCCGTTGTATAATGTGCCACTACTGTATAGACGCCTGCCCCACCTACGCCCTATATCCCACCGACATCAGAGACTTGGCTTTCTATCGCCACGAGGACATGATGTATACGCCGGACATAATGAGAAAGCCCCCGCAGGTGCCCAAGCTCGTCCCCAAGGTGGTCAAGGTGGTCCACGAGTACTCGAAGGGCAAGGTGGTCAAGGTAGCCGCTGGCGAGTTGGGCGAGCCGAAGCCGCTCCCGCCGGCCCCCTCGGTCCCGGTCGTCGAGAGCTAG